The following proteins are co-located in the Candidatus Obscuribacterales bacterium genome:
- a CDS encoding GDSL-type esterase/lipase family protein: PSQLAVASPATLNWDEPLVSPRLRPSSGGQMYMQRRAALRAGQTYTRLPVDSFQSDWQGATLQPTYEEWVDLLHQEAQSMARGQGSNRLTVMVGDSLSLWYPTEQLSSDRFWLNQGISGDTSAGVLQRLSAFDQARPDRVHVMVGINDLRRGVSDEELLGNIHQIMQRLRQQHPDAEVVVHSILPTRLPALPSDRIQGLNQQIARLAQAEQVSYLDLQVYFTDAAGVLHRDLTTDGIHLSQRGYAVWRLALQQFNLA; encoded by the coding sequence CCCTCCCAGCTTGCCGTGGCTAGCCCTGCTACGTTGAATTGGGATGAACCCTTGGTCAGTCCGCGATTGCGGCCTAGTTCTGGAGGGCAAATGTACATGCAGCGGCGGGCGGCCCTGCGGGCCGGGCAAACCTACACGCGCCTGCCGGTGGATAGCTTTCAGAGTGATTGGCAAGGGGCGACGCTCCAGCCCACCTATGAGGAATGGGTAGACTTGCTGCATCAAGAGGCTCAGTCGATGGCCCGGGGGCAAGGCAGCAATCGTCTGACGGTGATGGTGGGCGATTCGCTCAGTCTTTGGTATCCCACGGAGCAATTATCAAGCGATCGCTTTTGGCTGAACCAAGGTATTTCTGGAGATACATCGGCGGGCGTTTTGCAGCGGCTGTCGGCGTTTGATCAAGCTCGTCCCGATCGCGTCCATGTGATGGTGGGCATTAACGATCTACGACGGGGGGTGTCGGATGAGGAGCTGTTGGGCAATATTCATCAGATCATGCAACGCTTGCGGCAGCAGCATCCCGATGCGGAGGTGGTGGTTCATTCCATCTTGCCCACCCGGCTGCCTGCGCTCCCCAGCGATCGCATTCAGGGCTTGAATCAACAGATCGCCCGCTTAGCTCAGGCAGAACAGGTAAGCTATCTCGATCTCCAGGTCTATTTTACGGATGCGGCAGGAGTACTCCACCGTGATTTGACCACGGATGGCATTCATCTAAGTCAGCGGGGATATGCGGTGTGGCGCTTGGCGCTGCAGCAGTTTAACTTGGCTTAG
- a CDS encoding AbrB/MazE/SpoVT family DNA-binding domain-containing protein: protein MDIQLKKWGNSLGLRIPHRLAESFGWDENSTVEMLEVDGALVIRKKAIATSLDELLASIPDDFCYPTDVNDFVNSGPEGQELL, encoded by the coding sequence ATGGATATTCAACTGAAAAAGTGGGGGAATAGCTTAGGCTTACGCATTCCCCATCGGTTGGCGGAGAGCTTTGGATGGGATGAAAACTCGACAGTGGAGATGTTGGAAGTAGATGGGGCGTTGGTGATCCGCAAGAAGGCGATCGCTACCTCTTTGGACGAGTTATTGGCCAGTATTCCTGACGATTTTTGCTACCCCACGGATGTGAACGACTTTGTGAACAGTGGGCCAGAGGGGCAGGAATTGCTCTAG
- a CDS encoding type II toxin-antitoxin system PemK/MazF family toxin encodes MQLRRGEVIRVNLNPTQGREQMGDARPCLVLSQMSFNAARGGLVIVSPITSTVRPEIKTLIPIPEGFRVSGSVIAEQIRTIDVSQRWWRSMDERLPSAVVDQVAATLNLIIGS; translated from the coding sequence ATGCAGTTGCGCCGAGGTGAGGTGATTCGCGTCAATTTGAATCCCACCCAGGGGAGAGAGCAAATGGGAGATGCTCGCCCCTGCTTAGTGTTGAGCCAGATGTCTTTTAACGCGGCTAGGGGTGGCCTCGTGATTGTGTCACCCATTACCAGTACGGTTAGACCTGAAATTAAGACGCTAATTCCTATTCCTGAAGGGTTTCGGGTGAGCGGGTCGGTGATTGCCGAGCAGATCCGCACAATCGATGTGAGCCAGCGCTGGTGGCGCAGTATGGATGAGCGTTTGCCCTCGGCAGTGGTTGATCAGGTTGCGGCAACGCTGAATCTCATCATTGGCAGCTAG